Proteins from one Flavobacterium sp. N2038 genomic window:
- a CDS encoding TIGR03364 family FAD-dependent oxidoreductase: MKDKYDLIIVGSGVLGTFHAYHALLKGMSVAILEKNTKPEGATVRNFGQVVPSGMDRKWQNFGKESLKIYKDIQSQFDISLRQNGTVYLASNEEEMQLIEELHEINMANDYESNLLTKEQCLAKYSGLRSDYCTGGLFFPQEVTVEPSTMIHKLHQYMTTNLGLDLFMNTTVVHTEDKFSEVIATTSTGVEYKASKIIICNGSDFKILYPEIYNNSDLIVSKLQMLQTKPQQNYKLDGSILTGLTIRRYESFEECKSYAAIKAKENPESFEKKYGVHILFKQALDGSVILGDSHEYASAKEIDSLGFDLNMDIDHFMIEEAKKIIDLPTYEIQSRWFGMYSQCKTKDIFEHTIGENIHIITGIGGKGMTGSAGFAKHNIDKIFNA; encoded by the coding sequence ATGAAAGATAAATATGATTTAATCATAGTTGGATCAGGGGTTTTGGGTACATTTCATGCCTATCATGCCTTATTAAAAGGAATGTCTGTTGCCATTTTAGAAAAAAACACCAAACCGGAAGGAGCCACCGTTAGAAATTTTGGTCAGGTTGTACCATCAGGAATGGATAGAAAATGGCAGAATTTTGGGAAAGAAAGTTTAAAGATTTATAAAGATATTCAATCGCAGTTTGATATCAGTCTTCGTCAGAACGGAACAGTTTATTTAGCCTCAAACGAAGAAGAAATGCAATTGATAGAAGAATTGCACGAGATTAATATGGCAAACGATTACGAATCTAATTTACTGACAAAAGAACAATGTCTGGCAAAATATAGTGGTTTGCGATCTGATTATTGTACGGGAGGGTTATTTTTTCCGCAGGAAGTTACGGTAGAACCTTCAACCATGATTCATAAATTACATCAGTATATGACCACCAATTTAGGTCTTGATTTATTTATGAATACGACTGTTGTTCATACTGAAGACAAATTTAGTGAAGTAATCGCAACAACTTCGACAGGAGTGGAGTACAAAGCTTCGAAAATCATTATCTGCAACGGAAGCGATTTTAAAATTTTATATCCGGAAATTTATAATAACAGCGATCTGATTGTTTCTAAACTTCAGATGTTGCAAACCAAGCCACAACAGAATTATAAACTGGATGGTTCTATTTTAACCGGATTAACGATTAGAAGGTATGAATCATTTGAAGAATGTAAATCATATGCGGCGATAAAAGCAAAAGAAAATCCGGAGAGTTTTGAGAAAAAATACGGTGTTCATATTTTATTTAAACAAGCTTTAGACGGATCTGTAATTTTAGGAGATTCACATGAATATGCCAGCGCAAAAGAAATAGATTCTTTAGGATTTGATTTGAATATGGATATCGATCATTTTATGATTGAAGAAGCCAAAAAAATCATTGATCTGCCAACGTACGAAATCCAAAGCAGATGGTTCGGGATGTACTCTCAATGCAAAACCAAAGATATTTTTGAGCATACAATTGGAGAAAACATTCACATCATAACAGGAATTGGAGGCAAAGGAATGACAGGAAGTGCCGGATTTGCCAAACATAATATTGATAAAATTTTTAATGCATAA
- a CDS encoding TonB-dependent receptor: MKTIYKAIFILSLLLFAENMTAQKATIRGTITDSQSPLPGATIILSNNQKATTDFSGYFTIQDVRAGSFDLQISYIGYEVKTIRIEVKDNEQLNLGIIRLETNSKELNEVVVSGMSQRNSEARALNMQKKSMSIVNVIAADGIGKLPDRNAAETVQRMPGVSIERDQGEGRFVSVRGLPPFWSSTTINGNRIPTAEEETTSRATAFDFFPSDLIAYVEATKAITPDMDGDAIGGSVNFTTQTAPTKKTIKASVFSGYNQKSDKGIYSGSLTIGDKSRNGKFGYIINGTYWDRNWATDNYEARRQGDQGVYRLELRDYTGVRKTTGLNAAMEFNPSSRDKIFLKATYGGLSDEETHYKHRIRFDKFNTTTNALTVEQQDIHNELKTQFVGIDLGGKHQLPNGNLDWSLASYRNEFKYGNIPNAEDNSYFLIQFNQTGVGVKPEYLKNVPITSGGAGGPRAYWAADGGMLDPNNPKSIFDFYSDPNFKTDPTKMKFSTLELYKISIVERDNIIAAVNYEHNFNESLKMKFGVKLTDKDRIATFRDEYYNWTGSPTPFLSNYSSDLINQPGGTDYMRRETGTNIGNTFGPVLSADGMTKLFNTSQANLVLNPADSQIPELGKGLGRNFNVDETTSSAYAMATYLLNDKWTILGGLRTTHTITKVTGKTVENNVVVDAENTKTYTSVLPMLHVKYSPIENLNLRFATTRTFARPNFGDISPAGSLNTIDGEYAGGNPNLNPTYSWNFDLLGEYFLDEVGLINAGVFYKSITDPIFDDTYQGTINGIPDIEISSPTNGGNAWIGGVEFGITKRFSFLPGFLKYFGTQINATLMNSEMTLGQNTNNPNGRKVSTPYQAKELYNLQLFYETGKLNVRAAFNHKGAYAISFDANAKNTDMNDIYYGKYNSLDFSASYKVGDHFTIFSDVNNVLNEPLMYHFGETPNRPKQVEYYGAKFNLGLKYNL, encoded by the coding sequence ATGAAAACAATTTACAAGGCAATTTTTATTTTATCTCTTTTGCTTTTTGCGGAAAACATGACAGCCCAAAAAGCTACAATTAGAGGAACTATCACCGACTCACAGTCTCCGCTGCCGGGAGCTACTATTATATTATCAAATAATCAAAAAGCAACAACCGATTTTAGTGGTTATTTTACTATACAAGATGTAAGAGCAGGAAGTTTTGATCTTCAAATCTCTTATATAGGTTATGAAGTAAAAACAATTAGAATCGAAGTAAAAGACAATGAGCAGTTAAATTTAGGAATCATTCGATTAGAAACCAACTCAAAAGAATTGAATGAGGTTGTGGTAAGTGGAATGAGCCAAAGAAACAGTGAAGCAAGAGCGCTTAACATGCAGAAAAAATCAATGAGCATTGTAAACGTGATTGCTGCCGATGGTATTGGTAAATTACCAGATCGTAATGCTGCCGAAACAGTTCAGCGTATGCCGGGAGTTTCGATTGAGCGTGATCAGGGTGAAGGACGTTTTGTTTCGGTAAGAGGATTACCACCTTTTTGGTCATCAACTACAATTAACGGAAACAGAATTCCAACTGCAGAAGAAGAAACGACTTCAAGAGCTACGGCATTTGACTTTTTTCCATCAGATTTAATCGCCTATGTAGAGGCTACAAAAGCCATTACGCCAGATATGGATGGAGATGCTATTGGCGGAAGTGTAAATTTTACCACACAGACTGCTCCAACCAAAAAAACAATTAAGGCAAGTGTCTTTAGCGGTTATAATCAAAAATCGGATAAAGGAATTTACAGCGGATCGCTTACTATTGGGGATAAAAGCAGAAACGGAAAGTTTGGCTATATTATCAATGGAACGTATTGGGACAGAAACTGGGCTACGGATAACTACGAAGCCAGAAGACAAGGTGATCAGGGTGTTTATCGTTTAGAATTAAGAGACTATACCGGAGTTAGAAAAACGACAGGTTTAAATGCAGCGATGGAGTTTAACCCGTCATCGAGAGACAAAATTTTCCTGAAAGCAACTTACGGAGGACTTTCTGATGAGGAAACACATTACAAGCACCGCATCAGATTTGATAAATTCAACACTACTACAAATGCTTTAACGGTAGAACAGCAGGATATTCATAATGAATTGAAAACTCAGTTTGTTGGAATTGATTTAGGAGGAAAACATCAATTGCCTAACGGAAATTTAGACTGGAGTCTGGCTTCTTACCGAAACGAGTTTAAATACGGAAATATTCCAAACGCTGAAGATAATAGTTATTTCCTGATTCAGTTCAATCAAACAGGAGTGGGAGTTAAACCTGAATATTTAAAAAATGTACCAATAACAAGTGGAGGAGCAGGAGGTCCAAGAGCGTATTGGGCTGCAGATGGCGGAATGCTGGATCCTAATAACCCAAAATCGATATTTGATTTTTATTCAGATCCAAATTTCAAAACAGATCCAACAAAGATGAAATTCTCAACGTTGGAATTATATAAAATTAGCATTGTGGAGCGTGACAATATTATTGCTGCCGTAAACTACGAACATAATTTTAATGAAAGTCTTAAAATGAAATTTGGTGTAAAATTAACCGATAAAGATCGTATTGCTACGTTTAGAGATGAATATTACAATTGGACAGGATCACCAACACCATTTTTATCGAATTATAGTTCAGATTTGATCAATCAGCCGGGAGGAACAGATTATATGAGAAGAGAAACAGGAACCAACATAGGTAACACATTTGGGCCGGTTTTATCAGCTGACGGAATGACTAAACTATTTAATACCTCTCAGGCAAATCTGGTTTTGAATCCTGCAGATTCTCAAATTCCGGAATTAGGAAAAGGTTTGGGAAGAAATTTCAATGTTGACGAAACGACTTCTTCTGCTTATGCGATGGCAACTTATTTATTAAATGATAAATGGACCATTTTAGGAGGTTTGAGAACGACTCATACAATTACAAAAGTTACAGGAAAAACAGTAGAGAATAATGTTGTAGTTGATGCAGAAAATACAAAAACGTATACCTCTGTACTTCCAATGCTTCATGTAAAATATTCTCCAATCGAGAATTTAAACTTACGATTTGCTACAACAAGAACATTTGCCAGACCAAACTTTGGAGATATTTCGCCGGCAGGTTCTTTAAATACAATTGATGGAGAATACGCAGGAGGAAACCCAAATCTGAATCCGACTTATTCATGGAACTTTGATTTATTGGGAGAATATTTTCTTGATGAAGTAGGATTAATCAATGCCGGAGTATTCTATAAATCGATTACAGATCCAATTTTTGATGACACCTATCAAGGTACCATAAACGGAATTCCTGATATTGAGATCAGTTCGCCTACAAATGGAGGTAATGCATGGATTGGCGGTGTTGAATTTGGAATCACAAAAAGATTCAGCTTCTTACCAGGATTCCTGAAATATTTCGGAACTCAGATTAATGCAACATTGATGAATTCTGAAATGACATTAGGACAAAACACTAATAATCCAAACGGAAGAAAAGTGTCAACTCCTTATCAGGCAAAAGAATTATACAACTTGCAATTGTTTTACGAAACCGGAAAACTGAACGTGAGAGCAGCATTCAATCATAAAGGAGCGTATGCCATAAGTTTTGATGCCAACGCCAAGAATACTGATATGAATGATATTTATTACGGTAAATACAACTCACTGGATTTTTCAGCTTCTTACAAAGTAGGAGATCATTTTACCATTTTCAGTGATGTAAATAATGTACTAAACGAACCTTTGATGTACCATTTTGGAGAAACTCCAAACCGACCAAAACAAGTAGAATACTATGGTGCAAAGTTCAATCTTGGTTTAAAATATAATTTATAG
- a CDS encoding DUF5690 family protein, with product MASKASNFSFILKTSIAAFGTYFCMYAFRKPFTVATFDNMSFWGIDYKILLILAQVLGYTFSKFLGIKIISELKSSKRILYLISFIGISELALLGFALVPAPYNILFLFINGLPLGMIWGIVFSYIEGRRTTELLGVILCSSFIVSSGAAKSVGVFVLKVLGCTEFWMPFVSGLFFIIPLIVFSLFLEKIPNPDHEDLALRSKRKPLGKKERASLFRQFAFPLTAIIVFYAMLTAMREFRDNFARELWDSLGYKESISIYMYSEIPIAISVLVILGFLGSMKNNYKAFKNYHLVLFIGSVLIGAATFLFQKHLMAPLPWMIISGFGMYICYIPFNGLFFDRMIATYKIDGNAGFLIYIADAFGYLGSVLVLLFKNFGNKDISLLSFFTTCIYLLSFVGTITAVMSFNYFKRKFKKQTKISTTPLYT from the coding sequence ATGGCATCAAAAGCGTCTAATTTCAGCTTTATACTCAAAACATCCATAGCAGCATTTGGCACTTATTTTTGTATGTATGCTTTTAGAAAACCGTTTACGGTAGCTACATTCGACAATATGTCTTTCTGGGGAATTGATTATAAAATCTTATTGATTCTGGCACAGGTTTTAGGATATACGTTTTCTAAGTTTTTAGGTATCAAAATAATATCCGAATTAAAATCGTCTAAACGAATTTTATACTTAATAAGTTTTATCGGTATTTCAGAATTGGCCCTTTTAGGTTTTGCTTTAGTGCCCGCACCATACAACATTCTGTTTTTATTTATCAACGGACTGCCTTTGGGAATGATTTGGGGAATTGTATTTTCTTATATCGAAGGGAGAAGAACAACCGAATTATTAGGCGTTATTTTATGTTCCAGTTTTATAGTTTCTTCCGGAGCAGCAAAATCGGTTGGCGTATTTGTATTGAAAGTTTTAGGCTGTACCGAGTTCTGGATGCCTTTTGTTTCGGGTCTTTTTTTTATTATTCCGTTAATTGTATTTTCATTGTTTTTGGAAAAAATTCCAAATCCGGATCATGAAGATCTGGCCTTGCGATCAAAACGAAAGCCACTTGGCAAAAAAGAGCGCGCTTCATTGTTCAGACAATTTGCTTTTCCGTTAACGGCAATTATTGTATTCTATGCCATGTTAACAGCAATGAGAGAGTTCAGAGATAATTTCGCCAGAGAATTATGGGATTCACTAGGTTATAAAGAAAGCATTTCAATCTATATGTATTCAGAGATTCCTATTGCAATTTCGGTTTTGGTTATTTTAGGGTTTTTAGGGAGTATGAAAAATAACTACAAAGCCTTCAAAAATTATCATTTGGTATTATTCATAGGTTCTGTACTTATTGGAGCAGCTACATTCTTGTTTCAAAAACATTTAATGGCACCACTTCCGTGGATGATAATCTCAGGATTTGGCATGTACATTTGCTATATTCCGTTTAATGGTTTGTTTTTTGACCGAATGATTGCTACCTATAAAATAGACGGAAACGCAGGTTTTTTAATTTACATAGCTGATGCTTTTGGCTATTTGGGAAGCGTTTTGGTTTTATTATTTAAAAATTTCGGAAATAAGGATATTTCGCTTTTAAGTTTTTTTACCACTTGTATTTATCTGTTATCCTTTGTAGGGACGATAACTGCAGTAATGTCTTTTAATTACTTTAAAAGAAAATTCAAAAAACAAACAAAAATCAGTACAACTCCTTTATACACTTGA
- a CDS encoding phosphonatase-like hydrolase — MFIKINTHKMKMNEIEMVVFDMAGTTINEQNIVYKSLHKSINKFGIDVSLELVLSLGAGKEKYQAIKDILKYINITDTEKTDLIFEYFIEILDQEYLTAKVLPIEGVENVIENLKKDGVKVVLNTGYNSLVANALLEKLNWKKGIQYDALITADDVELGRPFPDMIFKAMQLFDIADASKVIKAGDSAIDIEEGKNAKCGITIGVLSGAQTRVQLEEAKPDYILDSLASLYSIMN; from the coding sequence ATGTTTATAAAAATAAATACACACAAAATGAAAATGAATGAAATTGAAATGGTCGTTTTTGATATGGCCGGTACAACTATCAATGAGCAAAATATAGTTTACAAGTCTCTGCATAAATCTATTAATAAATTCGGAATTGATGTTTCGCTGGAATTGGTTTTGTCTCTGGGAGCGGGAAAGGAAAAATATCAGGCTATAAAAGACATCTTAAAATACATCAATATTACCGACACAGAAAAAACAGATTTAATATTTGAATATTTCATCGAAATACTGGATCAGGAGTATCTAACAGCAAAGGTTTTACCTATTGAAGGTGTTGAAAACGTGATAGAAAACCTGAAAAAAGATGGTGTAAAAGTAGTTTTAAATACAGGTTACAACAGTTTAGTGGCCAATGCATTATTAGAGAAGTTAAATTGGAAAAAAGGTATTCAGTATGATGCATTAATTACAGCCGATGATGTTGAATTAGGAAGACCTTTTCCGGATATGATATTTAAAGCCATGCAGCTTTTTGATATTGCAGATGCTTCTAAGGTAATCAAAGCCGGAGATTCTGCTATTGATATTGAAGAAGGTAAAAACGCAAAATGTGGTATTACAATTGGTGTTTTATCAGGAGCACAAACCAGAGTACAGTTAGAGGAAGCCAAACCCGATTATATCTTAGATTCTCTGGCTTCATTATACAGCATTATGAATTAA